The Opitutaceae bacterium genome has a window encoding:
- a CDS encoding family 43 glycosylhydrolase: MSATPFASAFAAQSPDEIRSGLSSHDRALHIKDGWIRDPYIYLAPDGLYYLTGTTPEPGDPREFGDPYNSGLDNPGITGSLKPAVVGTKIRVWRSADLITWESVGPVFDLRDGYWAGAAPEAFATVPEADWRLWAPELIQLDGKWILVHTSPSPVKQGANLIVSSGGDLAGPWTFPMGAEMLGKHDPSLFRDVDGIVYLLWGNTSIAPLKQGYNGFAAEPVRIDPSDRRIGHEGATLRKIGRKYVHFGTAWSTDQMRKGTYNLYYCTADTITGPYGPRRFAGRFLGHGTPFQDKDGQWWCTAFFNANVPPISPEDALKPWVGDNAHTINLQGVTLVPLDVRILEDGDVSIRAIDPAYANPGPEEADPE; the protein is encoded by the coding sequence ATGAGTGCCACTCCTTTCGCCTCCGCCTTTGCCGCGCAGTCGCCGGATGAGATCCGGTCAGGCTTGTCGAGCCATGACCGGGCTCTTCACATCAAGGACGGCTGGATCCGCGACCCCTATATCTATCTCGCTCCGGACGGCCTCTATTACCTCACCGGGACCACCCCGGAACCCGGTGACCCCCGAGAGTTTGGAGATCCCTACAACAGCGGCCTGGACAACCCCGGGATAACGGGATCACTCAAGCCGGCCGTGGTCGGCACGAAGATCCGGGTCTGGCGCAGTGCCGATCTGATCACCTGGGAATCAGTCGGACCGGTCTTCGACCTGCGGGATGGCTATTGGGCCGGGGCGGCCCCGGAGGCCTTTGCCACGGTGCCGGAGGCGGACTGGCGTCTCTGGGCACCGGAGTTGATCCAACTCGACGGAAAGTGGATCCTGGTCCATACATCGCCCTCGCCGGTCAAACAGGGAGCCAACCTCATCGTCTCTTCGGGTGGTGATCTGGCCGGTCCCTGGACCTTTCCGATGGGGGCGGAAATGCTGGGCAAACATGATCCCTCCCTCTTTCGCGATGTTGACGGGATCGTTTACCTGCTCTGGGGCAATACTTCGATCGCGCCTTTGAAACAAGGATACAACGGCTTCGCGGCGGAGCCGGTCCGGATCGACCCATCGGACCGGCGGATCGGACACGAAGGCGCCACTCTCCGGAAGATCGGCCGCAAGTATGTCCATTTCGGGACGGCCTGGTCCACCGACCAGATGCGCAAAGGCACCTACAACCTTTACTACTGCACGGCCGATACGATCACAGGCCCTTATGGTCCGCGCCGTTTTGCCGGCCGATTCCTGGGACACGGCACTCCCTTTCAGGACAAAGACGGCCAGTGGTGGTGCACCGCTTTCTTCAACGCCAACGTCCCGCCGATCAGTCCGGAGGACGCTCTCAAACCCTGGGTTGGCGACAATGCCCACACCATCAACCTGCAGGGAGTGACCCTGGTGCCTCTCGACGTCCGCATCCTTGAAGACGGCGATGTCTCGATCCGGGCGATTGACCCGGCCTACGCGAATCCCGGCCCTGAGGAAGCAGATCCTGAATAG